A window of Methanolobus sediminis contains these coding sequences:
- a CDS encoding glycoside hydrolase family 15 protein translates to MIRQPNAILGNDRLLVTMGKKGEIFGFYYPGRDFAQHVEDSQSCLYDGKGLIWSNAREWVADQKYIENTNVVSTELTHSNGLKMNILDYVHPKLPVLVRKYKISSQKKFTGKFFYYSNFQVGEMKKKNSAFCDHDSGLVAQYWKNYYIGISSTPVFKEWQIGKAMDTIWWTNAKYDMEDGELQKNNEDIGNLNCAIGWDIDIDASKTAEFTVYIGAASRRPSLYKRMREIQTETPESIYNDVQEKWIKWLSRKKLLELPDYLGFDTFKQDMQKAFNRSLLTLSLLNDPSKGSFVAAPEFDHEFEMCGGYGYCWNRDSAEIVLSLLKSEYPEYCSRFFNWCKNTQMHDGSWFQRYWLDGNTAPSWGNFSFSTQIDETGSTIFAMDQYYRTLQHPVREEFLDSVWATVLSAAEYLMRRTAEGVHDPCICLWETHTGIFTYTNAAIYAGLLGAANMAIDYNEKGLADRWTERAEFIKKTTIERFWLDEGYFARGITNGQLDTAIDASIIGTFVPFGMLAPEVPKEKEMIKSIIENIEKQLRVPVSDHFGIKRYVDDNYIEGNPWIVTTLWLSKAMLEMAFIIDPNLGETENREHRKFTHDALKYIQWSLKGTTGAGMLPEQVNKYTGRPAWAIPLCWSCALMLDNILLLDKIERKLNSSKEREHTGITHDIFRLS, encoded by the coding sequence TTGATACGGCAACCTAATGCAATCCTCGGTAACGACCGATTGCTTGTTACAATGGGTAAGAAAGGTGAAATATTTGGGTTTTACTACCCTGGAAGAGATTTTGCTCAACATGTGGAAGACTCTCAATCATGTTTATACGATGGTAAAGGTCTCATCTGGTCTAATGCCCGTGAATGGGTTGCTGATCAAAAATACATCGAAAACACAAATGTGGTCAGTACAGAACTTACACATTCAAACGGTCTTAAAATGAACATACTCGATTATGTTCATCCCAAACTGCCGGTATTGGTACGGAAATATAAAATAAGCTCTCAGAAAAAATTTACTGGTAAATTCTTCTATTACTCCAATTTCCAGGTTGGAGAAATGAAAAAGAAGAACTCTGCATTCTGTGATCATGATTCCGGGCTTGTGGCGCAGTACTGGAAGAACTATTACATCGGAATCAGCTCAACTCCCGTATTCAAAGAATGGCAGATAGGAAAAGCAATGGACACAATATGGTGGACAAATGCCAAATATGATATGGAAGACGGAGAGCTACAGAAAAACAATGAAGATATTGGTAACTTAAATTGTGCCATTGGATGGGACATTGATATTGATGCATCAAAAACAGCTGAATTCACAGTGTATATAGGTGCAGCCTCCAGACGACCTTCACTATACAAGAGAATGAGGGAGATTCAGACGGAAACTCCTGAAAGCATATACAATGATGTGCAGGAAAAATGGATCAAATGGCTCTCCAGAAAAAAACTACTGGAACTTCCTGATTATCTTGGTTTTGATACATTTAAGCAGGACATGCAAAAAGCATTCAACAGGTCATTATTAACACTTAGTTTGCTCAATGATCCCAGTAAAGGTTCGTTTGTAGCTGCTCCTGAATTCGATCATGAATTTGAAATGTGTGGAGGTTACGGATACTGCTGGAACAGAGACAGCGCAGAGATAGTGCTGTCACTGCTAAAGTCGGAATATCCGGAATATTGCTCGCGGTTCTTTAATTGGTGTAAAAACACCCAGATGCACGATGGTTCATGGTTCCAGCGTTACTGGCTTGACGGGAATACGGCACCTTCCTGGGGAAATTTTAGCTTTTCAACACAGATCGATGAAACTGGCAGCACCATATTTGCAATGGACCAGTACTATCGTACACTCCAACATCCTGTCAGGGAGGAGTTTCTTGATAGTGTATGGGCTACCGTGTTAAGTGCTGCTGAATATCTCATGAGGAGAACAGCTGAAGGTGTGCACGATCCCTGTATATGCCTATGGGAAACACATACAGGAATCTTTACTTATACCAATGCTGCTATTTATGCCGGTCTTTTAGGCGCTGCCAACATGGCAATAGACTATAATGAAAAAGGACTGGCTGACAGATGGACAGAAAGAGCTGAGTTCATCAAGAAAACCACCATTGAAAGATTCTGGCTTGATGAAGGATATTTTGCAAGGGGAATAACCAATGGACAGTTGGATACTGCAATTGATGCAAGTATCATAGGTACTTTTGTTCCTTTTGGAATGCTTGCACCTGAAGTTCCAAAAGAAAAAGAAATGATAAAATCCATCATTGAAAACATAGAGAAGCAGCTAAGGGTTCCGGTTAGTGATCATTTCGGTATCAAACGATATGTTGATGATAATTACATTGAAGGGAATCCATGGATAGTTACAACCCTCTGGCTTTCAAAAGCAATGCTTGAAATGGCATTCATTATTGATCCTAACTTAGGGGAAACTGAGAACAGGGAACATAGGAAATTCACACATGATGCGTTAAAGTACATCCAGTGGTCACTCAAAGGAACAACTGGTGCTGGTATGCTTCCCGAACAGGTCAATAAGTATACAGGCCGTCCTGCATGGGCTATCCCGCTCTGCTGGAGCTGTGCACTTATG